In a single window of the Salvelinus namaycush isolate Seneca chromosome 18, SaNama_1.0, whole genome shotgun sequence genome:
- the LOC120063265 gene encoding serine/threonine-protein phosphatase PGAM5, mitochondrial-like: protein MSYRRTIKIVCGFAGGSAVLVVAAAAAEYQGCFGHTRAARWSLFNVLQAAQPAGNRTVESTGNAWDFNWDKRDLSALLTNGKKEVVSEDPSSEQDNGKPKATRNILLIRHSQYNLSGNGDHERILTPLGREQAEFTGQRLAALGLKYDIMVHSTMARATETANIISKYLPGVELVSCDLLREGAPIEPVPPVTHWKPDAVQYHEDGARIEAAFRRYIHRADPKQKEDSYEIIVCHANVIRYFVCRALQFPPEGWLRIGLNNGSITWLTVRPSGRVALRTLGDSGFMPPDKLTRT from the exons ATGTCATATCGGAGGACAATTAAAATAGTGTGTGGGTTCGCTGGCGGATCAGCGGTGCTGGTTGTTGCGGCTGCCGCAGCTGAATACCAGGGCTGTTTCGGCCACACGCGAGCCGCTCGGTGGAGCCTGTTCAATGTTTTGCAAGCTGCACAGCCAGCGGGGAACCGCACTGTTGAATCTACTGGAAATGCCTGGGACTTCAACTGGGATAA GCGGGACCTGTCCGCACTGTTGACAAATGGGAAGAAGGAGGTCGTCAGTGAAGACCCAAGCTCAGAGCAGGACAATGGGAAACCCAAAGCCACACGCAACATCCTCCTCATCAGACACTCCCAGTACAACTTGAGTGGCAATGGAGACCATGAGAGAATCCTCACCCCTTTAG gTCGGGAGCAGGCTGAGTTTACTGGCCAGCGGTTGGCTGCCCTTGGGTTAAAGTATGACATCATGGTCCACTCCACTATGGCCAGGGCCACCGAGACTGCCAACATCATCAGCAAATACCTCCCAG GGGTGGAGCTGGTGAGCTGTGATTTGCTAAGAGAAGGAGCACCCATCGAACCTGTGCCTCCTGTCACCCACTGGAAGCCTGACGCTGTG CAGTACCACGAGGACGGGGCCCGAATCGAGGCTGCCTTCCGCCGCTACATCCACCGCGCTGATCCCAAGCAGAAGGAGGACAGCTACGAGATCATCGTCTGTCATGCCAATGTCATCCGCTATTTTGTGTGCAG GGCCCTGCAGTTCCCTCCAGAGGGCTGGCTGAGGATTGGGCTGAACAACGGCAGCATCACCTGGCTCACCGTGCGCCCCAGCGGCAGGGTGGCACTGAGGACACTGGGAGACTCAGGGTTCATGCCCCCGGACAAACTCACACGGACCTGA